The following proteins come from a genomic window of Pleuronectes platessa chromosome 2, fPlePla1.1, whole genome shotgun sequence:
- the ndufaf3 gene encoding NADH dehydrogenase [ubiquinone] 1 alpha subcomplex assembly factor 3, which yields MSTAVLCSRVLQRATHGFVFSSRAVPASSSPFLCRAHRLGPSDDEMYQRTTVSVMQKEPGSGVMIQSYSSGGFNIDGNRVFGPCAVLPPAILQWNVGSHKDITEESVSLFHMLEPRIEILVLGTGARLERINPSVLALLKRKGIAVEVQDTPNACATFNFLTSERRVAAAGLIPPPVSTALELTQE from the exons ATGTCGACCGCTGTGCTCTGTTCCAGAGTCCTTCAGAGAGCTACACATGGGTtcgtcttctcctccagggcTGTGCCCGCCTCCTCCAG CCCATTTCTGTGTCGTGCTCATAGACTGGGGCCCAGTGATGATGAGATGTACCAACGCACCACAGTGTCCGTCATGCAGAAGGAGCCGGGCAGTGGGGTCATGATCCAAAGCTACAGCTCCGGAGGGTTTAACATCGATGGTAATCGAGTGTTTGGACCCTGTGCTGTGCTGCCTCCTGCGATCCTGCAGTGGAAC GTTGGCAGTCATAAAGACATCACAGAGGAAAGTGTATCGCTCTTCCACATGCTGGAACCAAgaatag AGATCCTTGTTCTGGGAACCGGCGCACGGCTTGAACGAATCAATCCCTCAGTCCTCGCTCTACTCAAGAGGAAGGGCATCGCTGTGGAGGTGCAAGATACG CCGAACGCATGTGCAACCTTCAACTTCCTGACCAGTGAGCGGAgagtggctgctgctggactgaTCCCTCCACCTGTCAGCACTGCCCTGGAATTAACACAGGAGTAA